From Drosophila willistoni isolate 14030-0811.24 unplaced genomic scaffold, UCI_dwil_1.1 Seg566, whole genome shotgun sequence, a single genomic window includes:
- the LOC124461612 gene encoding uncharacterized protein LOC124461612, translating into MPRPTRSKKSKVKLPVLTSPQEPLYSLLCGETQESRHFLANSRKYNSCFQMTSFGADIIEDGGLNTTFKIQGQIHHRVGLLIPFEDTQNKFLQIYFMGNMEEQFDRRLGINAGMKREIIQALQCLLHALVRLFKSALECTPNDDYKNVIKADKRPSGTHI; encoded by the exons ATGCCCCGTCCTACAAGATCTAAAAAATCTAAAGTGAAATTGCCAGTGTTGACTTCGCCACAGGAGCCATTGTATTCATTGCTTTGTGGCGAAACACAAGAATCACGCCACTTTCTTGCAAATAGTCGAAAATACAATAGTTGTTTCCAAATGACATCATTTGGGGCAGACATTATCGAAGACGGAGGACTTAATACGACATTTAag atACAAGGACAGATTCACCATCGAGTTGGATTATTAATACCTTTCGAAGATACACagaataaatttttacaaatatatttcatggGCAACATGGAAGAACAATTTGATCGACGTCTAGGGATCAATGCAGGAATGAAGCGAGAAATTATTCAAGCCTTGCAGTGTCTGCTTCATGCGTTGGTCAGGTTGTTTAAGAGTGCTTTAGAGTGCACGCCAAATGATGACTATAAAAATGTCATCAAAGCAGATAAACGACCATCTGGAACACACATTTAA